One genomic window of Mus musculus strain C57BL/6J chromosome 4, GRCm38.p6 C57BL/6J includes the following:
- the Ssu72 gene encoding RNA polymerase II subunit A C-terminal domain phosphatase SSU72: protein MPSSPLRVAVVCSSNQNRSMEAHNILSKRGFSVRSFGTGTHVKLPGPAPDKPNVYDFKTTYDQMYNDLLRKDKELYTQNGILHMLDRNKRIKPRPERFQNCTDLFDLILTCEERVYDQVVEDLNSREQETCQPVHVVNVDIQDNHEEATLGAFLICELCQCIQHTEDMENEIDELLQEFEEKSGRAFLHTVCFY from the exons ATGCCGTCATCGCCGCTGCGGGTGGCGGTGGTGTGCTCGAGTAACCAGAATCGGAGCATGGAAGCACACAACATCCTCAG CAAGCGAGGTTTCAGTGTCCGCTCCTTTGGAACAGGAACTCATGTGAAGCTCCCAGGACCAGCACCTGACAAGCCCAATGTTTATGACTTCAAAACCACATATGACCAGATGTACAATGACCTCCTCAGGAAAGACAAAGAACT CTATACACAAAATGGAATTTTACATATGTTGGACAGAAATAAAAGGATCAAGCCCCGTCCAGAAAGGTTCCAGAACTGCACGGACCTGTTTGACTTGATCCTCACTTGTGAAGAGAGAGTCTATGACCAGGTTGTAGAAG ATCTGAACTCCAGAGAACAGGAGACCTGCCAGCCAGTGCATGTGGTCAATGTGGACATCCAGGACAACCATGAAGAGGCCACTCTGGGAGCATTCCTTATCTGCGAGCTCTGCCAGTGT ATCCAGCACACTGAGGACATGGAGAATGAAATCGACGAGCTGCTGCAGGAGTTCGAGGAGAAGAGTGGCCGGGCCTTTCTGCATACTGTCTGCTTCTACTGA